Part of the Fusarium musae strain F31 chromosome 3, whole genome shotgun sequence genome, AAACGCTCATGTTTTCCCGTGGGTACCGTGTAAGACGGACCGAGAAGGAGAGGCATTTATTACGGATTTGCACCAACATCAGACTAAGGTAGCAATAACTCCCGAAGTAGACGCCAAATTTTCCTGATTGGCCGACTCTATCTTGGACCCTGACGGCGCCTGTGAAAGGAGGGCGTCTCCAAGTTTAAGCCCCGGACAGTTTTTATGGAGTCTGGAGAGACAATCGTGGTTCGTGATACGTTACGGCCAACTTCCAGCGGGTTATTAGCAGTTTTGTTTTTGGTTTTGCGCGACATAcgagtaaggtaaggtaagggtATCGATCATGTTTGTAGTTCAAGCTGACGTCGGTTTTTCTGGCGCCCTCTTGACTCATTTATAACTCTGCTAGCAGTGGAGGTCTTCTATTTAAGTGATAGCTGCTCCCTGCTTCTTCCACGGGCGCTGTTCTCCAGTAGCTATTGTAAACCACACTCATCTTACACCTCACCATGTCAGCCATATATTCTGAGGCCCAGGTCGCTGGGTTCCTCAAACATCTTCAAATCCCTCAAGAATTCTACGTGGGCAATGAAGCTATTCTGGACCATGCGTTTCTCAAAGTGCTACATCAGCATATGATCGCAACAGTCCCATATGATAACTTGACGCTGCATTACTCGTCACATCGCAACATCACTCTCGAGCCTCAAGCTCTGTACAAAAAGATCGTGGGGGACGGGCGCGGAAGAGGAGGTTACTGCATGGAGAGTAACCTCTTTTTCTGTTACATGCTGAGAGCCCTTGGTTTCCAAGTATATCCCGTCGGTGTGCGAGTTCGTCTGCGAAACAACGGCATTCCTTTTGGTGGTTACCCTGGGTGGGTTCACATTGTCAACATTGTAACTCTACCTGACAATTCTCGCTGGGTTATGGATGCTTCATTTGGCGGCGACGGCCCAACACAGCCCATGCCTTTGGTCGAGGGCGCTGAGTGGCACAATATGGGCACACAAACCGCACGTCTTATCAAGGACTTCATTCCCGGCCAGACAGAGCTCACATCCGGCCGCCGTCTCTGGATCTACCAGTGCCGCAACTCTCCCGACCTGCCCTGGACCAGCTTCTATGCTTTCAGTCACTCAGTTGAATGGCTGCCAGCCGATTTCGAGATCACCAACTGCTACACGGGCACAAGCCCACGCAGCTTCCAGACATCGACGGTTCTGATTGTCAAGTTCCTTCTAAGAGAGAGCAAAACGTCACCAACGGGCGAGGAGATCTACGGGAAACGAATGCTGATTAACGATGTGGTTAAGGAGAACCCTGGAGGTAAGACAAAGGTTCTGAAAGAGTTGAAGACGGAGGACGAGAGAGTGGAGGCGTTGAAGGAGTATTTTGATATTGATTTAACGACGGAAGAGAGGGAGGCTATCAAGGGTTTCCAGACTGAGATTAAGAGCGAGTAGGGGATGATATACCCCAGTCATTTATTTAGATGGTTATGATAGAAATGGTTCTTTTCAACTTTCAAgagattatataagattGAATCTGGAAAAGAAAACAGTCAATTATTTTCGTTCGGTTATGGTAATTAGCACCTTTGTTTTCATTGATCAATGCCAGTGCCTCCGTGTAATCCTTTTTCTGCAGGGTCATATTTCCTGGGGATCATAAATTGGACCATGAGTTTCTTGACAGAATGGATGATGGATCTCAATATAATTGTGACTCATCCTTTCCTTTGGTCGTACGAGAGTACGATCTTAttactacctaggtatatagtGATTGTCCTAACACATGTTCTGCATTCATGGCCCTCTATT contains:
- a CDS encoding hypothetical protein (EggNog:ENOG41); this translates as MSAIYSEAQVAGFLKHLQIPQEFYVGNEAILDHAFLKVLHQHMIATVPYDNLTLHYSSHRNITLEPQALYKKIVGDGRGRGGYCMESNLFFCYMLRALGFQVYPVGVRVRLRNNGIPFGGYPGWVHIVNIVTLPDNSRWVMDASFGGDGPTQPMPLVEGAEWHNMGTQTARLIKDFIPGQTELTSGRRLWIYQCRNSPDLPWTSFYAFSHSVEWLPADFEITNCYTGTSPRSFQTSTVLIVKFLLRESKTSPTGEEIYGKRMLINDVVKENPGGKTKVLKELKTEDERVEALKEYFDIDLTTEEREAIKGFQTEIKSE